A single genomic interval of Ramlibacter sp. harbors:
- a CDS encoding SDR family oxidoreductase, producing MSSEGKIAIVTGAGTGIGRAAALALLKDGWRVALAGRRREPLDEVIAASGAAGQALAVPTDVADPEGVRALFDGVVKAFGRVDLLFNNAGVNAPGVPLDELTVEQWKNVVDINLSGMFYCIQHAFRVMKAQSPKGGRIINNGSISAHTPRPNSIAYTATKHAVMGLTKTASLDGRKHDIAVGQIDVGNAGTEMAMKMAKGVPQANGEIAVEPLMSVDIVGQSVLYMANLPLEANVMFHTVMATKMPFAGRG from the coding sequence ATGAGTTCAGAAGGAAAAATTGCCATCGTGACCGGTGCCGGCACCGGGATTGGCCGGGCCGCGGCGCTCGCGCTGCTCAAGGACGGCTGGCGCGTGGCGCTGGCCGGGCGCCGGCGCGAGCCGCTGGATGAAGTGATCGCGGCCTCGGGCGCCGCAGGGCAGGCGCTGGCCGTGCCCACCGACGTGGCCGACCCCGAAGGCGTCCGCGCGCTGTTTGATGGTGTGGTCAAGGCCTTTGGCCGGGTGGACCTGCTGTTCAACAACGCGGGCGTCAATGCGCCGGGCGTGCCGCTGGACGAACTCACGGTCGAGCAGTGGAAGAACGTGGTCGACATCAACCTCAGCGGCATGTTCTATTGCATCCAGCACGCTTTCCGCGTGATGAAGGCGCAAAGCCCCAAGGGCGGCCGCATCATCAACAACGGCTCGATCTCGGCCCACACGCCGCGGCCCAACTCGATTGCCTACACCGCCACCAAGCATGCCGTGATGGGCCTGACCAAGACCGCCTCGCTGGACGGGCGCAAGCACGACATTGCCGTGGGCCAGATCGACGTGGGCAACGCCGGCACCGAGATGGCCATGAAGATGGCCAAGGGCGTGCCCCAGGCCAATGGCGAGATCGCGGTGGAGCCGCTGATGAGCGTGGACATCGTGGGCCAGTCGGTGCTGTACATGGCCAATCTGCCACTGGAAGCCAACGTGATGTTCCACACCGTCATGGCCACCAAGATGCCGTTTGCCGGACGGGGCTGA
- a CDS encoding D-amino acid dehydrogenase: MKVAVIGAGIIGVTTAYELAADGHDVTVFERRGAAAEETSFANAGVVAPGYVTPWAAPGMPGKVLRYLFSQHAPVKLALPLSGSELAWMWKWWRACRLETYLANRARLQRLAFYSRARLHHLTDGLQLDYDRSPGYMVLLRTERDQQMVQPGLQVLRDAGVAFHEISADETRLVEPALNPDTPFAGAIHLPHDEVGNCRQFALLLKREAEARGVRFAFNTAVVQVDRAHPATLLIANEASPRQFDALVLCAGVASAALLRPLGLKLPVVAVHGYSISAPIREPLNAPRSALMDERYKVAISRLGNRVRVAGSAEIGGAPGAKRAASIQTLYKVLHDWFPGAAQISNTGAGVQEWKGARPMLPDGPPVLGASGIPGLWLNLGHGSSGWALSCGSARVLADQMAGRSPEVDVEGLGIERLRL, encoded by the coding sequence ATGAAAGTTGCAGTCATTGGCGCCGGCATCATCGGCGTCACCACCGCCTACGAGCTGGCCGCGGACGGCCACGACGTCACCGTGTTCGAGCGGCGCGGCGCGGCGGCCGAGGAAACCAGCTTCGCCAACGCCGGCGTGGTCGCGCCGGGGTACGTGACCCCTTGGGCCGCCCCCGGCATGCCCGGCAAGGTCCTGCGCTACCTGTTCAGCCAGCACGCGCCGGTCAAGCTCGCGCTGCCGCTGTCGGGCAGCGAACTGGCCTGGATGTGGAAGTGGTGGCGCGCCTGCCGGCTCGAGACCTACCTGGCCAACCGCGCGCGCCTGCAGCGCCTGGCGTTTTACAGCCGCGCCCGCCTGCACCACCTGACCGACGGCCTCCAGCTGGACTACGACCGCAGCCCCGGCTACATGGTGCTGCTGCGCACCGAGCGCGACCAGCAGATGGTGCAGCCCGGCCTGCAGGTGCTGCGCGATGCGGGCGTGGCCTTCCACGAGATCAGCGCCGATGAGACGCGGCTGGTGGAGCCCGCGCTGAACCCCGACACCCCGTTTGCCGGCGCGATCCACCTGCCGCACGACGAGGTGGGCAACTGCCGCCAGTTTGCCCTGCTGCTCAAGCGCGAAGCCGAGGCCCGGGGCGTCAGATTTGCGTTCAATACGGCGGTAGTCCAGGTGGACCGGGCACATCCCGCTACGCTTTTGATAGCAAACGAAGCCAGCCCGCGCCAGTTTGACGCGCTGGTGCTGTGCGCCGGCGTGGCCAGCGCGGCCCTGCTGCGGCCGCTGGGGCTGAAGCTGCCTGTCGTCGCCGTGCACGGCTACTCGATCAGCGCCCCCATCCGCGAGCCCCTCAACGCACCGCGCAGCGCGCTGATGGACGAGCGCTACAAGGTTGCAATCTCGCGGCTGGGCAACCGCGTGCGCGTGGCCGGCAGCGCCGAAATTGGCGGGGCGCCCGGCGCCAAGCGGGCGGCCTCGATCCAGACCCTGTACAAGGTGCTGCACGACTGGTTCCCGGGCGCGGCGCAGATCTCCAACACAGGGGCCGGCGTCCAGGAATGGAAGGGGGCGCGACCCATGCTGCCCGACGGCCCGCCGGTGCTGGGCGCCAGCGGCATCCCGGGCCTGTGGCTCAACCTGGGCCATGGCTCCAGCGGCTGGGCGCTGAGCTGTGGCAGCGCGCGCGTGCTGGCCGACCAGATGGCGGGCCGCTCGCCCGAGGTCGATGTCGAAGGCCTGGGCATCGAGCGGCTGCGCCTGTAG
- the rnr gene encoding ribonuclease R, which yields MKNIGHTNSLLEEIEGVIQGHRDGHGFVVRDDGEADIYLPPNEMRAVLHKDRVKARIVRHDRRGRSEGRVVEIVERPPHPIIGRLLHESGVWLVAPEDKRYGQDVLVPKGATGTAKAGQVVVVELTEPPSLYGQPVGSVKEVLGEIDDPGMEIEIAVRKYGVPHEFSDACIALARTLPDKVRPQDKKHRVDLTDVPLVTIDGEDARDFDDAVYCEPAKVGRAKGWRLLVAIADVSHYVETGSAIDIDAYDRATSVYFPRRVIPMLPEKLSNGLCSLNPEVERLCMVCDMLVTAAGDVHAYQFYPAVMWSHARFTYTEVAAILANTRGPEAQRRKALVPDLENLHDVYRALLKSRHQRGAVDFETTETQIVCDENGRIEKIVPRTRNEAHRLIEEAMLAANVCSADYIAQSKHPGLFRVHEGPTPEKQDLLRNYLKAVGVGLTISDDPKPGEFQRIAEATKERPDAQQVHAMLLRSMQQAIYTPINSGHFGLAYDAYTHFTSPIRRYPDLLVHRVIKSVLSNTRYQLPVLPTPGEAHEKLARRLAARVRAPNQKLKKPAPPPPTRETQAWEAAGLHCSANERRADEASRDVEAWLKCKYMREHLGEEYGGVVTAATSFGIFVTLDAMYVEGLVHITELGGEYFKFDEARQELRGERTGIRYAIGTRVRVQVSRVDLDGRKIDFRLVREGEELTTRAMKDKGVTTAGASRGNGGGVPAKASTKRAAKKAGKSGGVPSAEHAPRSPIQALKAAVKKVAAKGRKSRR from the coding sequence ATCAAAAATATCGGACACACCAACAGCCTTCTTGAAGAAATTGAAGGCGTGATCCAGGGCCATCGCGATGGGCACGGTTTTGTCGTGCGTGACGACGGTGAAGCCGACATCTACCTCCCCCCCAACGAGATGCGCGCTGTGCTGCACAAGGACCGCGTCAAAGCGCGCATCGTGCGCCACGACCGGCGTGGCCGCTCCGAGGGCCGCGTGGTCGAGATCGTCGAGCGCCCCCCACACCCCATCATTGGCCGGCTGCTGCATGAAAGCGGCGTCTGGCTGGTTGCGCCCGAAGACAAGCGCTACGGCCAGGACGTGCTGGTGCCCAAGGGCGCCACGGGCACGGCCAAGGCCGGGCAGGTCGTGGTGGTCGAGCTCACCGAGCCGCCCAGCCTGTACGGCCAGCCCGTGGGCAGCGTCAAGGAGGTGCTGGGCGAGATCGACGACCCGGGCATGGAGATTGAAATCGCGGTGCGCAAATACGGTGTGCCGCATGAATTTTCAGACGCCTGCATCGCGCTGGCGCGCACGCTGCCCGACAAGGTGCGGCCGCAGGACAAGAAGCACCGGGTCGACCTGACCGACGTGCCGCTGGTCACCATCGACGGCGAGGACGCCCGCGACTTCGACGACGCCGTCTACTGCGAGCCCGCCAAGGTGGGCCGCGCCAAGGGCTGGCGCCTGCTGGTGGCCATTGCCGACGTGAGCCACTATGTGGAGACCGGCAGCGCCATCGACATCGACGCCTACGACCGCGCCACTAGCGTGTATTTCCCGCGGCGGGTGATCCCGATGCTGCCCGAGAAGCTGTCCAACGGCCTGTGCTCGCTGAACCCCGAGGTGGAGCGCCTGTGCATGGTCTGCGACATGCTGGTCACGGCGGCCGGCGATGTCCACGCCTACCAGTTCTACCCCGCGGTGATGTGGAGCCACGCGCGCTTCACCTACACCGAGGTGGCGGCCATCCTGGCCAACACGCGCGGCCCCGAGGCCCAGCGCCGCAAGGCCCTGGTGCCCGACCTGGAGAACCTGCATGACGTGTACCGGGCGCTGCTCAAGTCGCGCCACCAGCGCGGCGCGGTTGATTTCGAGACCACCGAAACCCAGATCGTCTGCGACGAGAACGGCCGCATCGAGAAGATCGTGCCGCGCACCCGCAATGAGGCGCACCGACTGATCGAGGAGGCCATGCTGGCGGCCAACGTCTGCAGCGCCGACTACATCGCCCAGAGCAAGCACCCGGGCCTGTTCCGCGTCCATGAGGGGCCGACGCCCGAGAAGCAGGACCTGCTGCGCAACTACCTCAAGGCCGTGGGCGTGGGCCTGACGATCAGCGACGACCCCAAGCCGGGCGAGTTCCAGCGCATCGCCGAGGCCACCAAGGAGCGGCCCGACGCCCAGCAGGTGCACGCCATGCTGCTGCGCTCGATGCAGCAGGCCATCTACACGCCCATCAACAGCGGGCATTTCGGCCTGGCCTACGACGCCTACACCCACTTCACCAGCCCGATCCGGCGCTACCCCGACCTGCTGGTGCACCGGGTCATCAAGTCGGTGCTGTCCAATACGCGCTACCAGCTGCCCGTGCTGCCCACGCCCGGCGAGGCGCACGAGAAGCTGGCGCGCCGGCTGGCCGCGCGCGTCAGGGCGCCGAACCAGAAGCTGAAAAAACCGGCGCCCCCGCCGCCCACGCGCGAGACCCAGGCCTGGGAGGCCGCGGGCCTGCACTGCAGCGCCAACGAGCGCCGGGCCGACGAGGCCAGCCGCGACGTCGAGGCCTGGCTCAAGTGCAAGTACATGCGCGAGCACCTGGGCGAGGAATATGGCGGCGTGGTCACCGCGGCCACGAGCTTCGGCATCTTCGTCACGCTGGACGCCATGTATGTCGAGGGGCTGGTGCACATCACCGAGCTGGGCGGCGAGTACTTCAAGTTCGACGAAGCCCGCCAGGAGCTGCGCGGCGAGCGCACCGGCATCCGCTACGCCATTGGCACGCGCGTGCGGGTGCAGGTCAGCCGGGTGGACCTGGACGGCCGCAAGATCGACTTCCGCCTGGTGCGCGAGGGCGAGGAGCTCACCACCCGTGCCATGAAGGACAAGGGCGTGACGACGGCCGGTGCCTCGCGCGGCAATGGCGGTGGCGTGCCGGCCAAGGCCTCGACCAAGCGGGCCGCCAAAAAAGCCGGCAAGAGCGGCGGCGTTCCCAGTGCCGAGCACGCACCGCGTTCACCGATCCAGGCGCTCAAGGCCGCGGTCAAGAAGGTGGCTGCCAAGGGCCGCAAGTCGCGCCGCTGA
- a CDS encoding amidase (catalyzes the hydrolysis of a monocarboxylic acid amid to form a monocarboxylate and ammonia), translating to MLPDLHTTREALRTGPSSPALELERSLAAAQSPACRFALVQPTFDAARAAALAPANLDRPLAGLAVSVKDLFDVAGQVTAAGSTALAGQAPALQDCPVVARLKAAGGAVIGRTHMVEFAFSGVGTNPHHPTPANVCDPVTPRIPGGSSSGAAVSVASGAAFIGLGSDTGGSIRIPAALNGIVGFKNTARLVPTEGAVPLSSTLDTVCAMTRSVRDAIVAHEVLAARMVTRSQAPLSAYRFAVARTTMLDGLDDGVARAFERALGRLRDAGARIDELPLAEIRDLGAIQSTGGFSAAESYAWHRPLLARAASAYDPRVRARIERGATMTACDYLDLVAARRDWIARVALALRGYDAVLSPTVPIVAPPIASVAPADGVDAAADAARDAEFFRVNALLLRNTSVVNMLDGCAISIPCQAPGEWPAGLMIWHGALHDDSVLNIALQAEAALQ from the coding sequence ATGCTGCCTGACCTCCACACGACCCGCGAAGCCCTGCGCACCGGCCCATCCAGCCCGGCCCTGGAACTGGAGCGGTCCCTGGCCGCGGCCCAGTCGCCCGCCTGCCGCTTTGCGCTGGTCCAGCCCACGTTCGACGCGGCCCGCGCAGCCGCGCTCGCGCCAGCCAACCTGGACCGGCCCCTGGCCGGGCTCGCGGTGTCGGTCAAGGACCTGTTCGACGTGGCCGGCCAGGTCACGGCAGCGGGCTCCACCGCGCTGGCCGGCCAGGCGCCGGCACTGCAGGATTGCCCGGTCGTGGCCCGCCTCAAGGCCGCGGGCGGTGCCGTGATCGGGCGCACCCACATGGTCGAGTTCGCCTTTTCCGGCGTGGGCACCAACCCGCACCACCCCACGCCAGCGAATGTCTGCGATCCCGTCACGCCGCGCATTCCGGGCGGCTCGTCGTCGGGCGCAGCCGTCTCGGTGGCCTCGGGCGCGGCCTTCATCGGGCTGGGCTCGGACACCGGCGGCTCGATCCGCATCCCGGCCGCGCTCAACGGCATCGTGGGCTTCAAGAACACCGCGCGGCTGGTCCCCACCGAGGGCGCCGTGCCGCTGTCCAGCACGCTGGACACCGTCTGCGCCATGACGCGCAGCGTGCGCGACGCCATCGTGGCGCACGAGGTGCTGGCCGCGCGCATGGTCACCCGCAGCCAGGCGCCGCTGTCGGCCTACCGCTTCGCGGTGGCCCGGACCACCATGCTCGACGGCCTGGACGATGGCGTGGCGCGGGCTTTTGAGCGCGCGCTGGGGCGGCTGCGCGACGCCGGGGCACGGATCGACGAACTGCCGCTGGCCGAGATCCGCGACCTGGGCGCGATCCAGTCCACCGGCGGCTTCTCGGCCGCCGAGAGCTACGCCTGGCACCGGCCGCTGCTGGCCCGCGCCGCCAGCGCCTACGACCCGCGCGTGCGGGCCCGGATCGAGCGCGGAGCCACCATGACGGCCTGTGACTACCTGGACCTCGTGGCTGCCCGCCGCGACTGGATCGCGCGCGTTGCCCTGGCGCTGCGCGGCTACGACGCCGTGCTCTCGCCCACCGTGCCCATCGTGGCGCCGCCGATTGCCTCGGTGGCCCCGGCCGATGGCGTGGACGCCGCCGCCGACGCCGCGCGCGACGCCGAGTTCTTCCGCGTGAACGCCCTGCTGCTGCGCAACACCAGCGTGGTCAACATGCTCGATGGCTGCGCCATCTCCATCCCCTGCCAGGCGCCCGGCGAATGGCCCGCGGGCCTCATGATCTGGCACGGCGCGCTGCACGACGACAGCGTGCTCAACATCGCTCTGCAGGCCGAAGCGGCGCTGCAATAA
- a CDS encoding NAD(P)H-hydrate dehydratase — MHRITNCRPWPLHGVAATRAIEAAAQATLPPHTLMQRAGLAVARLALAVAPHARTVWIACGPGNNGGDGLEAAAQLTAMGKAVVVTWLASETAPPEDAAASLARARAAGVRFADAPPQGLTASDLAIDALLGIGSRRAPEGRMAQWIAALNAGPAPVLAVDLPSGLDADRGTFAATGDATAAARSGGQVLARHTLCLLTLKPGLFTAHGRDAAGQVWLDDLGIAPAASLPLARLLGPPAPMPRDHATHKGSFGDVAVIGGAAGMAGAALLAGQAALHGGAGRVLVGLLDPAPLPVDPGQPELMLRRWDSLPLGALSVVCGCGGGEAVRDALPAVLHGAAGLVLDADALNAIAADTALQALLQARARRKAGTTVITPHPLEAARLLGCGTREVQADRLQAAQALTARFGCTAVLKGSGSVVASPGELPAINPTGNARLATAGTGDVLAGLTGALMAQGHGAPAAACAAVWRHGRVADTWPEGAGLSASALARALGNWGG, encoded by the coding sequence ATGCACCGCATCACCAACTGCCGGCCCTGGCCCCTGCATGGCGTGGCGGCCACCCGCGCCATAGAAGCCGCGGCGCAAGCCACGCTCCCGCCCCACACGCTGATGCAGCGCGCCGGGCTGGCCGTGGCGCGGCTGGCGCTGGCCGTGGCGCCGCATGCGCGCACCGTGTGGATCGCCTGCGGCCCCGGCAACAACGGCGGCGATGGCCTGGAGGCCGCCGCCCAGCTGACCGCCATGGGCAAGGCCGTGGTGGTGACCTGGCTGGCCAGCGAGACCGCGCCCCCCGAAGACGCCGCCGCGTCACTGGCGCGCGCCCGGGCGGCTGGCGTGCGCTTTGCCGACGCCCCGCCCCAAGGGCTGACCGCCAGCGACCTCGCCATCGACGCGCTGCTGGGCATTGGCAGCCGGCGCGCGCCCGAAGGCCGCATGGCGCAATGGATTGCCGCGCTCAACGCGGGCCCGGCCCCCGTGCTCGCGGTGGACCTGCCCTCGGGGCTGGACGCCGACCGCGGCACATTTGCCGCCACCGGCGACGCCACGGCTGCTGCCCGCAGCGGTGGCCAGGTGCTGGCCCGCCACACGCTGTGCCTGCTCACGCTCAAACCCGGCCTGTTCACCGCCCACGGCCGCGACGCCGCGGGCCAGGTCTGGCTCGACGACCTGGGCATCGCCCCCGCGGCCAGCTTGCCGCTGGCGCGCCTGCTGGGCCCGCCGGCCCCCATGCCGCGTGACCACGCCACGCACAAGGGCAGTTTTGGCGATGTGGCCGTGATTGGCGGCGCGGCGGGCATGGCCGGCGCCGCCCTGCTCGCGGGCCAGGCCGCCCTGCATGGCGGGGCCGGCCGCGTGTTGGTGGGCCTGCTGGACCCGGCTCCCCTGCCGGTGGACCCGGGCCAGCCGGAGCTGATGCTGCGGCGCTGGGACAGCCTGCCGCTCGGCGCCCTGAGCGTGGTCTGCGGCTGTGGCGGCGGCGAGGCCGTGCGCGACGCACTGCCCGCCGTGCTGCATGGCGCGGCCGGGCTGGTGCTGGACGCCGACGCGCTCAACGCCATCGCCGCCGACACCGCCCTGCAGGCCCTGCTGCAGGCACGCGCGCGGCGCAAGGCCGGCACCACCGTGATCACCCCGCACCCGCTGGAGGCGGCGCGCCTGCTGGGCTGCGGCACCCGCGAGGTGCAGGCCGACCGGCTTCAGGCCGCGCAGGCGCTGACGGCGCGTTTTGGCTGCACCGCCGTGCTCAAGGGCTCGGGCAGCGTGGTGGCCTCACCGGGTGAACTGCCCGCCATCAACCCCACGGGCAATGCCCGTCTGGCGACCGCGGGCACGGGCGATGTGCTGGCCGGCCTCACGGGGGCGCTCATGGCCCAAGGGCACGGCGCCCCGGCGGCGGCCTGCGCCGCGGTCTGGCGTCATGGACGGGTGGCCGACACCTGGCCCGAAGGCGCGGGCCTGAGCGCCTCGGCCCTTGCGCGGGCCCTGGGCAACTGGGGCGGCTGA
- the rpsB gene encoding 30S ribosomal protein S2 translates to MSATMRQMLEAGVHFGHQTRFWNPKMAPYIFGHRNKIHIINLEKSLPMFQDAMKFVKQLAANRGTILMVGTKRQARETVAAEARRAGVPFVDQRWLGGMLTNFKTVKTSIKRLKDMKAQQEAGLDAMSKKEQLMFAREMEKLEKDIGGIQDMNALPDAIFIIDVGFHKIAVSEAKKLGIPLVGVVDSNHSPEGIDYVIPGNDDSSKAVTLYARGIADAILEGRANAVNDVVKAVAEGGSDEFVEVEEGSAA, encoded by the coding sequence ATGTCCGCAACCATGCGTCAGATGCTGGAAGCCGGTGTCCACTTCGGTCACCAAACGCGCTTCTGGAACCCCAAGATGGCCCCGTACATCTTCGGCCATCGCAACAAGATCCACATCATCAACCTGGAAAAATCGCTTCCGATGTTCCAGGACGCGATGAAGTTCGTGAAGCAGCTGGCTGCCAACCGCGGCACCATCCTCATGGTCGGCACCAAGCGCCAGGCCCGTGAGACCGTGGCTGCCGAGGCCCGCCGCGCCGGCGTGCCCTTTGTCGACCAGCGCTGGCTGGGTGGCATGCTGACCAACTTCAAGACGGTCAAGACCTCGATCAAGCGCCTCAAGGACATGAAGGCCCAGCAGGAAGCCGGCCTCGACGCCATGAGCAAGAAAGAGCAGCTCATGTTCGCCCGCGAGATGGAAAAGCTCGAAAAGGACATCGGCGGCATCCAGGACATGAATGCACTGCCCGACGCGATCTTCATCATCGACGTGGGCTTCCACAAGATTGCCGTGTCCGAAGCCAAGAAGCTGGGCATTCCGCTGGTGGGCGTGGTGGACTCCAACCACTCGCCCGAAGGCATTGATTACGTGATTCCCGGCAACGACGACTCCTCCAAGGCCGTGACGCTGTACGCGCGCGGCATCGCCGACGCCATCCTCGAAGGCCGCGCCAATGCGGTCAACGACGTGGTCAAGGCCGTTGCCGAAGGCGGCAGCGACGAGTTTGTCGAAGTCGAAGAGGGCTCGGCCGCCTGA